The DNA segment CTCCGCCAGCCGCCGGTCGCCACGGGCACGCCCTGCTCGTCGTACCCGACCAGGAAGAGTCCCCGCGGCGGTTCGAACATCTCCGCCTCCAGCGGCGTGGCGTCGCCGTCCCCGTCGCCGTACCGCTCGGCGTACTCCAGCAGCACACGGTCGTTCAGCTTCACTGCGTCGGGGTGGTCGAACCGGACACGGCATATGTTCATGCTCGTCAGGGTAATTCCCGCGGCCGCGAGTGCCACGCGGTATTCCCGTGGGAGCCCCTTACACCCGTGACGCCTGTGACGCCCGTGACGCGCATGGCATCCGTGACACCCGTGACGCCTGTGACGACGCCCGTGACGTGCAAGACATCCGTGGCGCCCGCGACTCCCGTTACACCCGCACCCCGAAGACCCGCGCGAACCCGGCCCCGCCCTCCTCCGTGACGAACACCGCCCGGCTGTCCCCGGAGCGCCGCACCCAGTGGAGTTCGAGCAGGCGGTCGAGAAGCCCGCGCCCCACGGCCCCCGACAGGTGGTGCCGCTGCTCGCTCCAGTCGACGCAGTACCGCATCAGGCGCCGCCGCTCGGGAATCCGCGCCCCGAACTCCGCGAGGAACGACCGCCCGGCGCCGGTCAGCACGTACTCCACGTCCTTTCCGTACCCGGTGCGCCCGTCCTCGACGGCGACCGCGGGGTCGTACGTGCCGTCGCCGCCCGCCACGTACCCGCGCTCGATCATCGCCCGCATCAGCTCCACGCCGAGCCGCCCTGCGACGTGGTCGTAGCAGGTGCGCGCCTGGCGCAGCGCCCGCGCCCTGCTGCTCTGCCTGAGCGACCGCACGGGTGCGGCCGGCGCCAGCCGCTGGAGGGCCTCGATCAGCTCCCCCACCTCGGGCCCGGCGAGCCGGTAGTACCGGTGGCGCCCGTGCGCCTCGACGGTCAGCAGGCCTCCGGCGGTCAGCTTGCCCAGGTGGGAGCTGGCCGTCGCGGCGCTCACCCCGGCCTCCGCGGCGAGCCGGCTCGCCGGCAGCGCCCGGCCGTCGTCCAGCGCCAGCAGGATCCGGCACCGTCCGGGGTCGGCCACCAGCGAGCCGACG comes from the Streptomyces sp. TS71-3 genome and includes:
- a CDS encoding helix-turn-helix transcriptional regulator, which codes for MRQSPTVPAPDVSGGGDSDIAAVGSLVADPGRCRILLALDDGRALPASRLAAEAGVSAATASSHLGKLTAGGLLTVEAHGRHRYYRLAGPEVGELIEALQRLAPAAPVRSLRQSSRARALRQARTCYDHVAGRLGVELMRAMIERGYVAGGDGTYDPAVAVEDGRTGYGKDVEYVLTGAGRSFLAEFGARIPERRRLMRYCVDWSEQRHHLSGAVGRGLLDRLLELHWVRRSGDSRAVFVTEEGGAGFARVFGVRV